A stretch of DNA from Globicephala melas chromosome 4, mGloMel1.2, whole genome shotgun sequence:
GCTTGAAAACAATAGTTCCCTACAACTAAAAGTTGCTTGATACAAGTGAGGCTGTTGTTAGAAAAACATGACAGTTTTCAACCTGTGGTTTCTTGAGCTTCCTTCAGTGGCGGCGGTACTCTCCTTATCGATACTTATGAGTGTGCAGAAGAGGGAAGGGGCAGTGAGCTAGCAAGAAAAGGCCTTCTGGAGGAAATGCATTTTCCCAATGGATGTGCTGTATGCCACGGTGAGAAAAAGCTCTTCCTAACCACCACCTTGTTCTTAGCAAGTTCATAATGTGTGCTTGTGTGGCAGAAAGAAAAGTCCTTCTTCCGGCTGGCTTCCTTTATGGCCTGTGAGGTCTAGCTAGCAGGCTAAGACTCTGAGTATTGACTTCCAGCTTGGACCCAGCCTCACCTGCATATCTGGGGAGTCAGCAAAGACTAGACGGGTGACCCTGAACCAGACGGGCAACATGGAAGCACTGTTGTTAATAATCTGAGCTTTGGTGAAGTGAAATACTTCCCCTACTGGGGGTCGAGCCTCTTTCTTGATGAGGAGACTTACCTTCTAAGTTATACATTTACAAGGTCGTATTTTCATACCTGGTGCAATCAGTCGCCCTTGGAGGAGAACACCTCTAAACAGACCATCCCTGCAGGCTGCGGAAACCCCACAGTGCATTTAATCTGCTCTCTGTTTACTGACTGATTGTTCACCTGGCCTCCCGCACATGTAAACAACATGATTTCTCAGGGCCCTTGTGTATTTTCCCCTTAGGTTCTGTTCACTCTCGTCGCTGGGATCACGAATTGGTGGTTGGCTGGAGGCAGGGAACTCTTTTTGGCGTTGAGCCGCATGTTTCTTTTCATCGTGCTTCTGAAGCCTGCTGAACCTTTCTCAAGGAGCCTTACACCCTCTCTGCTTTCCCAACCGCTTCCAAGACCAGCTTAAACTTGTTCCTTCTGCAGAAAGCCTGCCTGCAGACTTCAAAAAGCAGCTCCTTGCTCTACAACATACATGTCTACACTTAAATACTGTGCCTGCAGAATATGCTACCCCCCCATAGACATACGTTCAGAGGTCTAACTTTGCATCTGGGGCACCGTGTATAATTGCCTTTTATTGTACAGGACTGCTGAATGCCCTCTGATGCTACTTTTCGGGATGTCAATTCCTTGTAAGGAGGGGGTCCGCTAATCTTACTTGGCACATGGGCCAATAAGATGCTACACGCAGGCAGATAACTTAAATACTTTGATGATACTCAAAATAGCCCTGCATATTCTTGTGAAATTCACTCATAATCTTTAGTGGTTCCGGAAAGCATGATAGGTTGTGATTTTTCTCagttaaataaaaaaatcacatgtaGTGTTACCTTTCCTATAAGGCACTTGCTCCAGTCTATAAGTAGAGACAGGAGGGAGACCACCCATCCCTTTTCTGCCCTATAGCTTTCTGCTTCTTTTAGAGATGGTTTTCAAAATGAGAATGGCATCTAGGTGATATAGTCGGGACTACTGGAggaattgtttatttctaatatcctggaaatatttttttcaggggCGACCTGATTTGGTTTTGATtcagttgttcattttctttctgtccatTGTCAAGATGCAAGGTAAGCAAAGAGAGCTGTTAAATACACAGAAGGCCACAATTCAAATGTAGTCATAATCGAAGCCTGTGAATTTTCTGACGGCAGAGTCAGGAAGAATGAGAAATTCTTCCCTGAAATGGGTTGGTGCGTTACCACTACTTTCCATCAagtcctctcctgcccctccccttgaGTAAATAGACACTGAGCCAGGATGGTAGGCAAGGCGATTCCATCTGGCCGCCAGGCCTCCCCACCAATCCCTTCTGTGTTCCCAAAGTGCATGCTCATTTTTCCTAAATGTATACATGCTTCACATGAACCAATGTGGATAAAATTGAGTAAATCACCTTATCTGGCCTTTCTTTAATTTCCCACAGGTTAAAGGGGACACTATTTCTCCCCTACGATCCCCCTACCTTTAAATGTGGTTGTATTTCATTAATAACTACGAATATTTAAATAGTGCATGTGAGCAAGTCCACATTCCAAATCTTTGTATCATCATCAGACAGAAGAGTTTTCTTCACTTGTTAGAATAAAATGATGTCCAAGGTCATAATTTCCCGGGAGACCACGCCAACCTGATTTAAATGATGGGGGTAAGCTCATAGCCATGATATATTGTTTACGCTTCTGTCCACTAAGACAGAAAAAGGTATATTTCTGAGAAATATGATgagatagaaaataattttatcataaatgtatttCATAGCCCATTTTTCAGACTGTAGTGTAAAAAGACCCTCCCTCCCAGCTTGGCTAAGAACTAATTCCTggaattcctccctccctcctctcacccaTCCATTCACCTGCGACGCCTGAACTTGACCTACAGTTGACTCCATTGGATTATTTTACAAATCAGGAAGACAGGTTTAAAAATTTTGACCCGCATCCTTTAATGATTACCCTTCATCCTGAGGTTCTGGATCCACCAGGGCACCTTACACTTTTATTAACAAACAAATCAGGCGGGAAAATAAGGTTTGTACATGTTTATTTTGTTGATTCTTCACAGCGCAACGAAAcaaagttagagaaaaaaaataaaatgccagttAAATTCGGCTACTACCAACAACCAAAAACCTTAAACATAAAATCCAAAGCAAGCTTCTGAAAGATCATAAAATCATCTCGGGTGGACTAATTTGTTAACGTCTGTAACAAATCAATGTACTGATAGTTCTTCAATCGCACAGCGGCCAGGTGACCCGCCCCACGCGCTGGTCCAAGACCCCGCACGTGAAGGGACAGCGCAGAAAACGCCATCCCGCCGTCGCCACCGCAGTGGGGCCCCTCCGAGCAGCCTGCTGTGTGAGGCTCCCGGTTCCCCTCCGTGTCTTTTAACGAGGCAGAACGTTAATTAGACAACGTGCTTTCTGACAGGACGGCAACGGCGAAACGCATTGTTACCTATATTTTAGGACACCGGGAACCCCTTCTGCGGGGGAAAGGTGGTTGTTTTTAAGCAAGCTCAAATGTTGGTTACGCTACCTTTGGGGAAGAGGGGACAAAACGATGAATCTTGAGTTCTAAACTGCCGTTCTAAGAAGACCCCAGGATTTCAAAGCGAATAATCGCAGCGAAACACACGGTTATGCGATTATCAAAAGCTGCACTGTAATCGTCGGGGTACGAAAGCGGACTTCCCAACCCAGCACACCCATCGACCCGGGAATTGTCATCGCCCCCTCCCGTGGCACCGCGATGCCAACCGTCCAGCCGCAGAGGGTCGGTCCGTCTGCTACGCCCGAGACCTTCTGCACCGACTAAGTGGTCTCTCTCGGCTTTCTGGGGTCGGGCAGCCTCCTCTAACAGGGGCTGTTTGCTGGGAACAAGGGCGCCTATGACCCCTGGCCGAGGAGAAGAAACCACCgccacccctccctcccgccctccgaGAGCAGCCCCTTGGTCCCCTCGGGCCTGGCCTGCCGCCGCACCCTGAGCTAGCATGGCGCCCTGAAGCCCACATCACCCCCTGCGAAGCGCGCGACTCCAGGAGCCGGGAGAGACAAGCGCTGGGTGACAGTGGCAGTGAGAGTGCGCACTTGCTGCGCAAAGCAGCTGGAATCCACCCAGAACCCCCAAACAGCCCCGACGCTCTATCGAACATCCGCTCGGGTCATTTTAATTTccccggggtgggggcggggaggggacgcCCAACAGTCCGTTTCTCTGGGCGAGGAAGTTCGAAATGCCCTCTTTGCTCGGCCCTGCTCTCGCGGGCCGCAGGGCGCGGGGACGCGCAGAAGCTGGGCGGCGGGAGGCCGGGCCGAGGTCGCGCCCCGGGCCCGGGCCAGCCCTCACTTGGAGAACTGCGCCTGCACCGCGGCCAGGCCCAGGCCTGCCGGGACGAGGTGCGGGAACTTGCAGACGGCGCACGTGCAAAGGCCGGGGCTGCCCGCGCCGCCGCCCGGGCCGCCGCCGGGAAGCGCAAACTGACCGCACGGCGGCTCATCGAGCGCCAGCGACAGGTACTTGGCCGGGCGCAGCGCGTCGGGCGGCCCCACGGCGCCGGGGGCCAGAAGCACTGAGCCCGGCGCTGCGGCGAGCAGAGGCAGGCCGGCCAGCAGCAGGCGCGGTGCAGCGGGTCCCGCGCCCTCGCCGAGCGCGCGGCGCAGCTCCTGCAGCGAACTGCCCAGCAGCAGGATGTAGTTGCGGGCGAGCAGCAGCGTGGCGATCTTGGAGAGCTTGCGGCCCGGTGCACCCTGGCAGTGCGCCGCCGAGTAGGGCAGGATGACCTCGCGCAGCGCGTCCATGGCCAGGTTCAGGTCCTGCATGCGCTTCCGCTCTCGGCTGTTGATCTTGCGCCGCAGCTGCTGTTGCTGCTCCTCCTTGGCGTCTGCCCTGGAGCCGCCGCCCGCGTGCGCGCCCGGCCCGGATCCCGTGCCCGGCGGCTCGGCGGGCGCCTCCGGCTTCTCGCGCGCCGCCTTGGGGAGAAGGGGGGCCGtcgtggaggaggaggaggaagtggcggaagaggaggaggagggcggcTGCCGGTAGCCCACGAGCTCATACAGGGAGGCCCCGAGCTGCACGTCTCCCGGCCGCTGTGGCCGCAGCATGGTCGCAGGGGCCACGTTCACGCGCGCCTGGGAAACCGCATAATACATCTGGGGGACGGTGGGGAGGGCCGAAGCGCCCTTCAGGAACGCCCCGGGGTGGACCTTTCAGCAGGCCGCCCCTCCCCGCAGACCTGCGCGCGGGGAGCGGATGGCAGGGCAGTAGCCCGCGCCCAACCCCTTTAAACCCGGCTTGGGAACCTGAGGGGTCGCGGGCTGCTGGGCGCAGCCAATGGGGGCGCGAGGTCCGGCGCAGGCGCGTGCTCATTGGCCACCCGCTCCTCAGGCCTGCGCGGAGGTACCGCTGGCACCGCTTAAGGACATTATTGTGAGCGCCCCATGGAGAATCACAGGACAGGCCtccgggagggagggaaggagggagggacgcGCCTTTTCGGGTGGAGTGCGGCTGTTCTTGGAGGACTGGTGGCATGGTGAGGCTAAAACAACTGTGCCTACCTCCTTCTGCCCTGTGCCTCTACTTTTGGGGATACATGTGCATattggtttgttttaaattgtgGTCAAATACGCATAAGTTAATGTACCACCTTAACCGTTTattagtgtacagttcagtagtgttacgTGCATTGCTGTGCACCCAATCCGcagaactcttcatcttgcaaaactgaaactctgtgctcATTAAACAATTCCCCATCCTCCCTGCTACTCGTGGCAACCGTTTTCCTTCTATGAATCCGACTGCTCTAGgtgcctcatgtaagtggaatcatattgtAAGCTAGTGACCAGCTTATTTtgtttagcataatgtcctcaatgtTCATTCATGCTTTAGCATGTGTcaggattttgtttctttttaaggctgaataatattccattatatgtatatacctcgTTTTGTTTATCCAGCTCTCTATAGATGGACACTTggtttgcttccaccttttggccattgtgaatgAATAATGCCGCTATGAGCATGGTTGtaacaggttttttaaaatacGTGATTTCCTGCGAGGTTTGAGAACGAAATTTCTGGGCTCAAGGACCAGTAGCATTGGAATGGTTactcccagcctctccctcttccctctctctgatTAAAAGGTCTTTAGGGACTAAGGAGCTTTGGGGGTGGGATTTCTTTCCTCCCCAAAAGAGGCACTATTCATTCTGTCAGCGACTCGACTCTTGCTTAAGTAAAAACTCACGTAGAAATTGGTCTTTTAgcaggaaaacaacaacaacaaaatccaaaaacaacaacCCACCCACACACTCATATCTGTTCGGGGTGGAACTGAACTTTTCTCTTCCCCAAATAAAGTAGAGATTACTCAGTGACCCTGGAAGTCTTCTATCCCAACACCAGGGCATACTATTGCAGCTCGTCGTTATCCCATGGCCAAATGGCATGGGA
This window harbors:
- the OLIG1 gene encoding oligodendrocyte transcription factor 1, which codes for MYYAVSQARVNVAPATMLRPQRPGDVQLGASLYELVGYRQPPSSSSSATSSSSSTTAPLLPKAAREKPEAPAEPPGTGSGPGAHAGGGSRADAKEEQQQQLRRKINSRERKRMQDLNLAMDALREVILPYSAAHCQGAPGRKLSKIATLLLARNYILLLGSSLQELRRALGEGAGPAAPRLLLAGLPLLAAAPGSVLLAPGAVGPPDALRPAKYLSLALDEPPCGQFALPGGGPGGGAGSPGLCTCAVCKFPHLVPAGLGLAAVQAQFSK